A genomic window from Carassius auratus strain Wakin chromosome 19, ASM336829v1, whole genome shotgun sequence includes:
- the LOC113120012 gene encoding potassium/sodium hyperpolarization-activated cyclic nucleotide-gated channel 2-like — MDGDGEPPASNGDSKLHSRGSFSLTNWRSSSRTLLRGERAGEDVSRRLLSVVNHQERTDSGASPTSKSLEVTTGLDGTTATTTVTTSTPPCPEKAMAESTGPAGAPPASESEERVFADQSTFLQRQFSAILQPGVNKFSLRMFGSAKGVAAEQERIKSFGVWIIHPYSDFRFYWDFVMLCLMMGNLVILPWGITFFEDQNTLPWITFNVASDTLFLVDLVLNFRTGIMEGDNSQIILDPQVISRRYLRGWFLVDFISSIPVDYIFLVVDLEARLESAEVYRTARALRIVRFTKILSLLRLLRLSRLIRYIHQWEEIFHMTYDLASAVVRIVNLIGMMLLLCHWDGCMQFMVPMLQDFPPNCWVAKNNMVNSTWDVQYSYALFMSMSHMLCIGYGAQAPEGPTDVWLTMISMIIGATCYAMFLGNATNLIQSLDSSHRQYQEKYKQVEQYMSFHKLPADMRQRIHDYYEHRFQGKIFDEENILEELNDPLKEEIVNFNCRGLVANMPLFANADPHFVTVLLTKLRFEVFQPGDMIIREGTLGRKMYFIQHGCVSVITHDSKEKKLNDGCYFGEICLLTRGRRTASVRAETYCRLYSLSVDSFNEVLEENPLMRRAFESVAVDRLEHEREGNGIVHSHKSVEDDGD; from the exons ATGGATGGTGATGGAGAGCCTCCGGCTTCAAATGGTGACTCGAAGCTCCACTCCAGAGGAAGCTTCTCCCTAACAAACTGGCGTTCTTCTTCGAGGACTTTACTGCGAGGAGAGCGAGCTGGGGAGGACGTGAGCCGAAGACTGCTATCTGTTGTGAACCACCAGGAACGCACAGACTCAGGAGCCAGTCCCACCTCAAAATCCCTTGAGGTGACCACAGGGTTAGATGGCACAACAGCAACCACCACTGTGACCACATCTACTCCGCCTTGCCCCGAAAAAGCCATGGCAGAGTCAACAGGGCCTGCTGGAGCCCCTCCGGCATCCGAATCAGAGGAAAGGGTCTTCGCTGACCAGTCCACATTTCTCCAGAGACAGTTCAGCGCCATTCTGCAGCCAGGGGTCAACAAGTTTTCTCTGCGAATGTTTGGGAGTGCGAAGGGTGTTGCAGCCGAGCAGGAACGGATCAAGTCATTTGGGGTTTGGATTATACATCCATACAGTGACTTCAG GTTCTATTGGGACTTTGTGATGCTGTGCCTGATGATGGGTAACCTCGTCATTCTGCCCTGGGGCATCACCTTCTTCGAGGACCAGAATACGCTTCCGTGGATCACCTTCAACGTGGCCTCTGACACTCTCTTCCTGGTTGACCTCGTCCTCAACTTTCGTACCGGCATTATGGAAGGTGATAACTCCCAAATCATCCTGGACCCGCAAGTGATCAGTCGGCGTTACCTGCGAGGCTGGTTTCTGGTGGATTTCATCTCCTCTATTCCAGTGGACTACATCTTCCTGGTGGTGGATCTAGAGGCGCGACTTGAGTCGGCAGAGGTGTACCGCACCGCCAGGGCTTTGCGCATCGTACGCTTCACCAAGATCCTCAGTCTGCTCAGATTGCTGCGCTTGTCCAGGCTTATACGTTACATTCATCAGTGGGAAGAG aTCTTCCATATGACCTATGACCTTGCAAGCGCAGTAGTTCGCATAGTGAATCTGATTGGAATGATGCTGCTGCTGTGTCACTGGGATGGCTGCATGCAGTTCATGGTGCCCATGTTGCAAGATTTCCCGCCAAACTGCTGGGTCGCCAAAAACAACATGGTG AATTCCACTTGGGATGTCCAATACTCCTATGCCCTTTTTATGTCCATGAGCCATATGCTGTGTATTGGGTACGGTGCTCAGGCACCTGAGGGACCAACTGACGTCTGGCTCACGATGATCAGCATGATCATTGGGGCCACCTGCTATGCCATGTTCTTGGGGAATGCCACCAACCTGATCCAGTCCTTGGATTCTTCCCATCGGCAGTATCAAGAGAAG TACAAACAGGTGGAACAGTACATGTCCTTTCACAAGCTGCCGGCTGACATGAGGCAGAGGATCCACGATTATTATGAGCACCGCTTCCAGGGCAAGATATTTGACGAGGAAAATATCCTCGAAGAACTCAATGACCCACTAAAAGAG GAGATTGTCAACTTTAACTGCCGTGGGCTGGTGGCTAACATGCCACTCTTTGCAAATGCGGATCCTCACTTTGTCACAGTGCTCCTCACAAAGTTGCGCTTCGAGGTCTTTCAGCCGGGTGATATGATCATCCGTGAAGGGACGCTCGGTCGTAAGATGTACTTCATCCAGCATGGCTGCGTCAGTGTGATCACTCATGACAGTAAAGAGAAGAAACTGAATGACGGCTGCTACTTCGGCG AGATCTGTCTGCTGACCCGTGGACGCCGTACAGCCAGCGTCAGAGCGGAGACATACTGCAGACTTTATTCGCTCAGCGTGGACAGCTTTAATGAGGTCTTAGAGGAGAACCCATTAATGAGGAGGGCGTTTGAGAGCGTAGCGGTGGACCGGCTTGAGCACGAGCGGGAGGGAAACGGTATTGTGCATTCACACAAGAGCGTGGAGGATGACGGGGACTGA
- the LOC113120013 gene encoding NADH dehydrogenase [ubiquinone] flavoprotein 1, mitochondrial-like — translation MLSCLGCPVLSRVLSTGASRAPVSVVVYAASRTTAAANTASPPNSMTLVRFNSSTAQQETPKKTKFGPLADQDRIFTNLYGRHDWRLKGALGRGDWYKTKEILDKGVDWILNEIKVSGLRGRGGAGFPTGMKWGFMNKPSDGRPKYLVVNADEGEPGTCKDREIMRNDPHKLIEGCLVAGRAMGARAAYIYIRGEFYNESSNLQVAINEAYAAGLIGRNACGSGYDFDVFVMRGAGAYICGEETALIESIEGKQGKPRLKPPFPADVGVFGCPTTVANVETVAVAPTICRRGGTWFLSFGRERNSGTKLFNISGHVNNPCTVEEEMSIPLKELIERHAGGVRGGWDNLLCVIPGGSSTPLIPRHVCDTVLMDFDALIQAQTGLGTAALIVMDKSTDVIRAIARLIEFYKHESCGQCTPCREGVDWMNKMMWRFVKGDAQSAEIDMIWEISKQIEGHTICALGDGAAWPVQGLIRHFRPLMESRIADFKQTQQARA, via the exons ATGTTGTCCTGTCTCGGCTGTCCCGTTCTTAGCCGGGTTCTGAGCACCGGGGCTTCACGTGCCCCAGTTTCTGTGGTTGTATATGCTGCATCACGCACTACTGCAGCCGCCAACACCGCCTCTCCCCCAAACTCCATGACGCTGGTGCGGTTCAACAGCAGCACAGCTCAACAG GAAACACCAAAGAAGACCAAATTCGGACCTCTAGCTGACCAGGACAGAATATTCACTAACCTGTATGGGCGACATGACTGGag GCTGAAGGGTGCTCTGGGGAGAGGTGACTGGTACAAGACCAAGGAGATTTTGGATAAAGGAGTGGACTGGATCCTGAATGAGATTAAGGTCTCAGGTCTGCGTGGCAGAGGAGGTGCCGGATTCCCCACAGGGATGAAGTGGGGCTTCATGAACAAGCCCAGTGATGGCAG GCCTAAATATCTGGTGGTGAATGCTGACGAAGGAGAGCCCGGTACCTGCAAGGACAGAGAGATCATGCGTAATGATCCTCACAAGCTGATTGAGGGCTGTCTGGTGGCTGGCAGGGCCATGGGAGCACGTGCTGCCTACATCTACATCCGTGGAGAGTTCTACAATGAGTCGTCCAACCTGCAG GTGGCCATCAACGAGGCCTATGCAGCAGGGCTGATTGGCAGGAACGCATGCGGCTCAGGTTATGACTTTGACGTGTTTGTGATGCGCGGTGCGGGAGCATACATCTGTGGAGAGGAGACGGCGCTGATCGAGTCCATCGAGGGAAAACAGGGAAAACCTCGTCTGAAACCCCCTTTCCCTGCTGATGTGG GTGTGTTTGGCTGTCCAACAACTGTTGCCAATGTTGAGACGGTAGCTGTGGCACCGACCATCTGCCGTCGTGGGGGCACGTGGTTTCTGAGTTTTGGCCGAGAGAGAAACTCTGGCACGAAGCTCTTCAACATTTCCGGCCATGTCAACAACCCCTGCACAGTGGAGGAAGAGATGTCCATTCCTCTAAAGGAGCTCATTGAAAGACATGCAG GTGGTGTGCGGGGTGGTTGGGATAATCTCCTGTGTGTTATTCCTGGTGGCTCTTCCACGCCATTAATTCCACGTCATGTGTGCGACACCGTTCTCATGGATTTTGATGCCCTCATTCAGGCTCAGACTGGTCTTGGCACAGCTGCCCTTATTGTCATGGATAAATCA ACTGATGTTATTCGAGCTATTGCCCGCTTGATTGAATTCTACAAGCACGAGAGCTGTGGGCAGTGCACTCCTTGCAGAGAGG GAGTGGACTGGATGAATAAGATGATGTGGCGCTTTGTGAAAGGCGATGCACAGTCAGCAGAGATTGACATGATCTGGGAGATCAGCAAACAGATTGAGGGCCACACCATCTGCGCTTTGGGAGACGGAGCCGCATGGCCAGTTCAG GGATTGATCCGTCACTTCCGCCCTTTAATGGAGAGCAGAATCGCAGACTTCAAACAGACACAGCAGGCGCGTGCTTGA